One segment of Cutaneotrichosporon cavernicola HIS019 DNA, chromosome: 4 DNA contains the following:
- the FYV10 gene encoding uncharacterized protein (C-terminal to LisH motif) produces the protein MAPPTGIHGPLLLEEPLVRTPYELLRRSHRSAQRQVEKEFTIVQTQLSNLLKNLTHTDADQDVVLTRLDTCSERFRGLKRKLDDLQPAPDAPGAAMLRERLRHIDGVLLASVHARAKEKEAEWTRDLALLSGKTDKDENDKDDKDDKAEEDEAMEMEDDAGDAEERELAKAKARAKAVVAEHFEKKSTSSVGAELDKRAPGDRTVDRYIVEHLLRTGRMKTAKTLAATQGIESLVDIKLFAELIRIETALLERHSVAEALAWCGENRGTLKKQGSDLEFTLRTQEFIELCRQRATTDAIAYARKNLAPWAATHMAQLQSSMTLLAFGETTGVQAYRKLYDASRWNKVRNEFRDTFLGIYALPSQSLLALSLSAGLSSLRLPACAPSSPPTTPKEDRAPAHAQPHLIVPSAAELTGAPIERIRSFLEESRSRAAQVPVPEMDEDEHPVPAHMANVDCPTCAEDMRVLAKEVPMAHHVNSTLVCAISGDVMDSNNEPMAFPNGSVYSSRSLTEMAKNNFDVVTCPRTGETCAFSRLRKVYIS, from the exons ATGGCCCCACCTACAGGCATCCACGGCCCGCTactgctcgaggagcccCTCGTGCGC ACCCCATACGAGCTACTCCGTCGTAGTCATCGCAGTGCCCAGAGGcaggtcgagaaggagtTTACTATCGTGCAG ACCCAACTTTCCAATCTTCTCAAGAACCTCACCCACACCGATGCAGACCAGGATGTGGTCCTAACCCGCCTCGACACATGCAGCGAGCGCTTCCGCGGCctcaagcgcaagctcgatgATCTGCAACCAGCGCCTGACGCACCGGGTGCCGCAATGctccgcgagcgcctccgACACATTGACGGGGTACTCTTGGCATCAGTGCACGCAcgcgccaaggagaaggaagcAGAGTGGACAAGGGATCTCGCGCTGTTGAGTGGCAAGACtgacaaggacgagaaTGACAAGGAtgacaaggacgacaaggcagaggaggacgaagcCATGGAAATGGAAGACGACGCTGGTGACGCGGAAGAGCGCGAGTTGGCAAAGGCAAAAGCGAGAGCAAAGGCGGTCGTGGCCGAGCACTTTGAGAAGAAGTCAACTAGCTCGGTTGGCGCCGAACTCGACAAGCGTGCACCGGGCGACCGCACCGTCGACAGGTACATTGTCGAGCATCTGCTACGAACGGGGCGGATGAAGACGGCCAAGACTCTCGCCGCGACACAGGGCATCGAG tccctcgtcgacatcaAGCTGTTTGCCGAGCTTATCCGTATCGAGACGGCGCTTCTTGAGAGGCACTCtgtggccgaggcgctcgctTGGTGCGGCGAGAACCGCGGGACGCTCAAGAAGCAGGGT TCCGACCTCGAGTTCACGCTGCGCACGCAAGAGTTCATCGAGCTGTGTCGCCAGCGCGCAACGACGGACGCCATCGCCTATGCGCGCAAGAACCTCGCGCCGTGGGCCGCCACACACATGGCCCAGTTGCAGAGCAGCATGACGCTGCTCGCGTTCGGCGAGACCACTGGTGTACAGGCGTACCGG aaaCTCTACGACGCGTCGCGATGGAACAAGGTCCGGAATGAGTTCCGTGACACATTCCTGGGCATTTACGCTCTGCCGTCGCAGTCGCTACTAGctctctcgctctcggcaggcctctcctcccttcGCCTGCCAGCGTGCGCACCATCGTCACCACCGACTACGCCCAAGGAGGATCGCGCACCAGCCCACGCCCAGCCACACCTCATCGTTCCCTCAGCCGCTGAGCTTACTGGCGCACCTATCGAGAGGATCCGCTCGTTCCTTGAGGAGAGCCGAAGTCGCGCGGCCCAGGTCCCAGTTcccgagatggacgaggacgagcaccCTGTGCCCGCGCACATGGCCAACGTCGACTGCCCTACGTGTGCCGAGGACATGCGGGTCCTAGCCAAGGAGGTTCCGATGGCTCACCACGTCAACTCAACGCTCGTGTGTGCCATCAGCGGCGACGTCATGGACTCGAACAACGAGCCGATGGCGTTCCCCAACGGCTCAGTGTACTCGAGCCGCTCACTGACCGAGATGGCAAAGAACAACTTTGACGTTGTGACTTGCCCACGTACAGGAGAGACGTGCGCGttctcgcgcttgcgcaAGGTGTACATTTCCTAG
- the CAJ1 gene encoding uncharacterized protein (X-domain of DnaJ-containing), whose translation MPPKDTELYDILDVKVDATDIELKKAYRKLAIKWHPDKNPSPEAEAKFKEIGEAYQILSDPDQRAFYDKVGRVAMNAPESGMEDPEAIFSKLFGGEAFVNYIGEIALVKDFTSTMDVVMTPEERAEMEAAKNAPEEGRPASPTKTGSASPTKDGAASPAKPASPTKASFVGSEATPDVKAEAKGETQAEDKTAETSTGSAVGTPASASATDLHKKKDAGKAKLTPEQKTKLEALEQENQNRREIRIKDLTTKLLTRIRPYVDAKHPGEANDPETKAFEERIRTEAEDLKLESFGVELLHTIGTVYITRASNFVKSKKFFGGAFFGRLKEKGGFVKESFGMLSSALNVQAAMQEMERLEAKGTATQEEIAALAEDLSAKMLLTTWRATRIEVITILGPVVDAVLNEPGISKDLALRRAKAIMAIGNIFKAVEDDEDAEERRELERLVAAAAGKKKGKKEKSRRSSPVPVVEEPEKDKETEK comes from the exons ATGCCACCAAAGGACACGGAACTGTACGACATCCTTGACGTCAAGGTTGATGCTACTGATATCGA gctCAAGAAGGCGTACCGCAAGCTCGCAATCAAG tgGCACCCTGACAAGAACCCCTCTCCCGAGGCGGAAGCCAAGTTCAAGGAAATTGGCGAAGCGTACCAGATCCTGAGTGACCCCGACCAGCGTGCTTTCTATGACAAGGTCGGGCGCGTGGCCATGAACGCGCCAGAGAGCGGAATGGAGGACCCCGAGGCCATCTTCTCAAAGCTctttggcggcgaggcgttTGTCAACTACATTGGCGAGATTGCCCTCGTCAAGGACTTTACGAGCACCATGGATGTGGTCATGACTCCCGAGGAGCGtgccgagatggaggccgccaagaacgcgcccgaggagggcagGCCCGCTTCACCTACCAAGACGGGATCCGCTTCGCCGACCAAGGACGGCGCGGCATCGCCTGCCAAGCCTGCGTCGCCAACCAAGGCCTCGTTTGTTGGGTCTGAGGCAACACCTGATGTTAAGGCTgaggccaagggcgagacCCAGGCTGAGGACAAGACTGCCGAGACCTCCACCGGCTCTGCTGTTGGCACGCCAGCTTCAGCTTCTGCCACGGACCTCcacaagaagaaggacgcAGGAAAGGCCAAACTCACGCCCGAGCAGAAgaccaagctcgaggcacTGGAGCAGGAGAACCAGAACCGGCGCGAGATCCG TATCAAGGATCTCACGACCAAGCTCCTCACTCGCATCCGGCCGTACGTCGATGCCAAGCACCCGGGCGAGGCCAACGATCCGGAGACCAAGGCCTTTGAGGAGAGGATAcgcaccgaggccgaggacctcaagctcgagtcGTTTGGTGTCGAGCTTCTCCACACCATCGGTACGGTGTACAtcacgcgcgcgagcaACTTTGTCAAGAGCAAGAAGTTCTTTGGCGGCGCCTTCTTCGGGCGtctcaaggagaagggcggcTTTGTCAAGGAGAGCTTCGGCATGCTGTCGAGCGCACTCAACGTCCAGGCGGCCATGcaggagatggagcgcctcgaggccaagggcaCTGCGACGCAAGAGGAGATTGCCGCACTTGCAGAGGACCTGAGTGCCAAGATGCTGCTCACCACCTGGCGCGCAACCCGTATTGAGGTCATCACTATCCTTGggcccgtcgtcgacgccgttcTGAACGAGCCTGGGATCAGCAAGGACTTggcgctgcgccgcgccaaAGCCATCATGGCGATCGGAAACATCTTCAAGGCAgttgaggacgacgaggacgccgaggagcggcgcgaactcgagcgcctcgtcgccgcggccgcaggtaagaagaaggggaagaaggagaagagcCGCCGTTCGTCTCCTGTCCCTGTCGTTGAGGAGCccgagaaggacaaggagacTGAGAAGTAG
- a CDS encoding uncharacterized protein (MAPEG family): MSIPNTPFTLPATFPVMGVGVVALLFLNVFQITNVVGKRKEAGVKYPTLYATAEEAKADPKKNVFNCAQRAHANTLEYLPTILSLYAFLGCFHPQLATGSVLVWVLSRFSYTINYSTGIPAKRNGGLGRVGNLGLAGLIFPTIYVAATEVYRLYLA; the protein is encoded by the exons ATGTCTATCCCCAACACGCCCTTCACCCTCCCCGCGACCTTCCCCGTCATGGGGGtgggcgtcgtcgccctcctcttcctcaaTGTGTTCCAGATCACCAATGTGGtcggcaagcgcaaggaggctgGCG TCAAATACCCCACCCTCTACGCtacggccgaggaggccaaggccgacccTAAGAAGAACGTGTTCAACTGCGCGCAGCGGGCGCATGCCAACACTCTCGAGTACCTCCCTACCATTCTTTCCTTGTACGCCTTCCTCGGTTGCTTCCACCCCCAGCTGGCGACTGGAAGCGTCCTCGTTTGGGTGCTTAGCCGGTTCAGCTACACT ATCAACTACTCGACTGGCATCCCGGCCAAGCGCAACGGCGGTCTCGGTCGCGTCGGGAACCTCGGCCTTGCTGGCCTCATCTTCCCCACCATCTACGTGGCCGCCACCGAGGTGTACCGTCTCTACCTTGCTTAG
- a CDS encoding uncharacterized protein (Domain of unknown function (DUF1996)) has product MLYSVAYAALAALSLVTPVEAGLFVVAAGTIAVARIDPIVNPGEIGGHVHSLFGASNIRDVLNTPEEQLRAQCTTAKVQDDKSSYWVPTLYYIRKDGTYEGMAHHSRIYYNVDPAYTPFPPGMRIVSGNSMNRNPKQESVRGVKMDFAALGRQEWGIYLPNTTTYSNFPGGPRTGIEFPSCGWANQSLDSDDHFSHLTWPIATGGGEIWQTSQSPKCPESHPIRYPNIFVETNYYPSEAQVAEWGSRSNHYIFSNGDLLGTSFHADFVNGWKPDVLASAIKNCGNAGENVGSCPALAAGGTDDLTRNNCRLQGMIPAEQNGFQEPLQYLPGCNPEWPADAGDEKPTDCPWRKPDPGFTQPNGFYSEGIIEQTMPLAVEMDPRAEVDWSLFTKVPGKNGKISAWGESQSVGRFFKFVNGAMVQKGSAQDVADNLNMATAQNKHSDVMGMQDTSAFTGLQPASVVGQNEWDVLQVPSGVPTILANRGGLMTNAVSPGGTITPSAGNASLPVATPTAGSPSAGNDTTPAAPTDLAASGSPGAQNAAGSPLPSGDASGSTPASGSASASPSAPASSPVQIPGGGNNLVAHNDGEIAPSGSAVGASTPAVFTTHGASASAAASPAPTGSKASGGSKKCSGRRRRRGSRLH; this is encoded by the exons ATGCTTTACAGCGTTGCCtacgccgccctcgcggccctTTCCCTCGTCACCCCCGTCGAGGCTGGTCTGTTCGTAGTTGCCGCCGGAACCATCGCTGTGGCGCGTATCGACCCAATTGTCAACCCTGGAGAAATTGGTGGTCACGTCCACTCACTTTTTGGCGCCTCCAACATTCGCGATGTGCTCAATACCCCAGAGGAACAACTTCGAGCCCAATGTACTACGGCAAAGGTCCAGGATGACAAGTCGAGTTATTGGGTTCCCACTCTTTACTATATCCGCAAGGACGGTACCTACGAGGGCATGGCCCACCATTCTCGTATTTACTACAATGTTGACCCGGCGTACACGCCCTTCCCTCCTGGCATGCGCATCGTCAGTGGCAACTCCATGAACCGCAACCCGAAGCAGGAAAGTGTCCGCGGCGTCAAGATGGACTTTGCCGCCCTTGGCCGACAGGAATGGGGGATCTACCTGCccaacaccaccacctACTCCAACTTCCCCGGTGGCCCACGTACCGGTATCGAGTTCCCCTCGTGTGGCTGGGCCAACCAGTCGCTCGACTCTGACGACCACTTCTCTCACCTTACCTGGCCCATCGCGACTGGCGGTGGCGAAATCTGGCAGACCTCCCAATCCCCAAAGTGCCCAGAGTCGCACCCCATTCGC TACCCCAACATCTTCGTCGAGACCAACTACTACCCAAGCGAAGCCCAAGTTGCCGAGTGGGGCTCGCGTTCCAACCACTACATCTTCTCCAATGGCGACCTTCTCGGCACTTCGTTCCACGCCGACTTTGTCAACGGTTGGAAGCCCGATGTCCTTGCGTCTGCGATCAAGAACTGCGGTAATGCTGGGGAGAATGTCGGGAGCTGCCCAGCCTTGGCTGCCGGAGGTACCGACGACTTGACTAGGAACAATTGCCGCCTGCAGGGTATGATCCCCGCGGAGCAGAACGGCTTCCAGGAGCCCCTCCAGTACCTGCCAGGCTGCAACCCTGAGTGGCCAGCCGATGCCGGTGACGAAAAGCCCACGGACTGCCCTTGGCGGAAGCCTGACCCCGGCTTCACTCAGCCCAACGGTTTCTACTCTGAGGGAATCATCGAGCAGACCATGCCCCTCGCTGTCGAGATGGACCCTCGTGCTGAGGTTGACTGGTCCTTGTTCACCAAGGTCCCCGGCAAGAATGGCAAGATCTCCGCCTGGGGCGAGTCCCAATCCGTGGGCCGCTTTTTCAAGTTTGTGAACGGTGCCATGGTCCAGAAGGGAAGTGCCCAGGACGTAGCCGACAACCTCAACATGGCTACTGCTCAAAACAAGCACTCCGACGTTATGGGCATGCAGGACACCTCCGCGTTCACGGGCCTTCAGCCTGCCTCCGTCGTCGGTCAGAACGAATGGGATGTTCTCCAGGTCCCCTCGGGCGTCCCTACCATTCTCGCGAACCGCGGTGGCCTCATGACGAATGCTGTCTCTCCTGGAGGCACCATCACCCCGTCTGCCGGCAACGCATCGCTCCCCGTGGCAACTCCCACTGCTGgctcgccaagcgccgGCAACGACACTACGCCAGCTGCTCCCACTGACCTGGCTGCCTCGGGTTCGCCTGGCGCGCAGAACGCGGCGGGTAGCCCCTTGCCTTCGGGTGACGCTTCGGGCTCGACTCCTGCTTCGGgttcggcgtcggcctctCCTTCGGCTCCTGCTAGCAGCCCGGTTCAGATTCCTGGCGGTGGCAACAACCTGGTCGCCCACAACGACGGGGAGATTGCCCCATCTGGCTCTGCGGTGGGCGCCTCGACCCCGGCCGTGTTCACCACCCACGGCGcttccgcctcggccgctgcctcccccgcccccacTGGCTCCAAGGCATCCGGCGGCAGCAAGAAGTGCAGtggccgtcgccgccgccgcggctcTCGCCTCCACTAA
- a CDS encoding uncharacterized protein (Coiled-coil domain-containing protein 55 (DUF2040)), with the protein MSDGKISFSFGSKQKAAEPAPSGKSNLELLMAQAKAKKPAKPVTFDDADDDIALPVKKKEARAAPNLYAPSSSSTKSSTSAPSAPSAPAKRELLSRAERKARDEALKLDASVFDYDGVYDGMKAAEAAVTEARKAAAPTGPKYIESFLAAAATRKLDRLRAEEKMLERERVAEGDEFADKDKFVTPAYQKQMEEVRKAEEEEKAREDAMRRSNKGPGLTSLYASMLDDGAAKHAAAVAATAKTGPSLAIRPPQDFKDEEEYDPLLAAEEKSSRLGAGVRTINADTGKEIEINDDGEVVDKRSLLKAGLNITKKLGPALPPSLISGTREEAKNKPYVSRAVGAAASYHERVARERKRLSEQIVVEEEKKRAAAEAARAEEEEAARRRREGDDGAAAERRMGAKERYLARKREREEEQARKKHKA; encoded by the exons ATGTCGGACGGCAAaatctccttctcctttgGGAGCAAGCAGAAGGCAGCCGAGCCGGCGCCGTCCGGCAAGTCgaacctcgagctcctgaTGGCGCAAGCCAAGGCGAAGAAGCCTGCGAAACCAGTGACATtcgacgacgcggacgacgacattgcCCTTCCcgtcaagaagaaggaagcgcgcgccgcgccaaaCCTTTACgccccttcctcgtcctccaccaAATCATCCACTTCCGCTCCTTCCGCCCCTTCCGCTCCGGCAAAGAGAGAACTCCTCTCCCGtgccgagcgcaaggcccgcgacgaggcactcaagctcgacgcaAGCGTGTTCGACTACGACGGCGTCTATGACGGGATGAAGGCTGCCGAAGCTGCTGTCACTGAGGCACGTAAAGCCGCCGCCCCCACCGGGCCCAAGTACATCGAGTCCTTCCTCGCTGCGGCAGCTACACGAAAGCTGGACCGGttgcgcgccgaggagaagatgcTTGAACGGGAGCGCGTGGCGGAAGGAGACGAGTTTGCAGACAAGGACAAGTTTGTCACTCCGGCTTATCAGAAGcagatggaggaggtgcgcaaggccgaggaggaggagaaggcgcgcgagg acgcGATGCGCAGGTCGAACAAGGGTCCCGGCCTTACAAGCCTTTACGCGagcatgctcgacgacggggcGGCAAAACATGCTGCGGCCGTTGCAGCTACGGCTAAGACCGGACCGAGTCTCGCTATTAGGCCGCCACAAGACTTcaaggatgaggaggagtaCGACCCGCTCcttgcggccgaggagaagtcGTCTCGACTCGGGGCGGGAGTACGCACAATAAACGCCGATACGGGcaaggagattgagatcaacgacgacggcgaggtcgtcgacaagCGGTCGCTCCTCAAAGCGGGGTTGAACATCACCAAGAAACTTGGTCCCGCCCTTCCACCGTCCCTCATCTCGGGAACGCGTGAGGAGGCAAAGAATAAGCCGTACGTCTCGCGCGCGGTTggcgcggccgcctcgtACCATGAACGAgtggcgcgcgagcgcaagcgccTCTCGGAACAgattgtcgtcgaggaagagaagaagcgggctgcggccgaggccgctcgggctgaagaggaggaggcggcgcggagaCGACGTGAGGGTGATGATGGAGCGGCAGCCGAAAGGCGGATGGGTGCTAAGGAGAGGTACTTGGCCCGAAAGAGGGAacgggaggaggagcaagCGAGGAAGAAGCACAAGGCGTAG
- a CDS encoding uncharacterized protein (Golgin subfamily A member 7/ERF4 family), with protein sequence MASPPASHPFMRQRIGSTPSPSGSTPDAPTFASLGPTPNTTRTTSRAGAATPGSDVRSERSATSPLPPPRPGTITRSPRLGDSDPTLEPEMNGKAEAKRRSWGDALTVEAEAEAAAPRKLSRWEEKVQGDLAGWRGGHGTPRSSVPQPGQPNSTYYGQPPTGIIGRDLPKEIVRVDREWSLGDICQFSTAFPLELETRLDAATYMKFIESINVPLREAYSVSGAVIDNLLGVLTWWTSLLWHTSHFESELRRAEDLIEEANEKTFHRVGLNILSPRSVALQYLEIEYY encoded by the exons ATGGCGTCCCCACCCGCCTCACACCCTTTCATGCGCCAGCGCATCGGCTCGACCCCCTCTCCATCCGGGAGCACGCCCGACGCGCCAACCTTTGCCTCGCTCGGTCCAACGCCAAACACGACGCGTACTACCTCTCGTGCCGGCGCGGCTACCCCCGGCTCGGATGTGCGTTCAGAACGTTCGGCTACGTcgccccttccccctccgcGTCCGGGAACTATTACGCGCTCCCCACGCCTTGGGGACAGCGATCCAACGCTAGAGCCTGAGATGAATGGCAAGGCGGAAGCTAAGCGCCGGTCTTGGGGTGACGCACTTActgtcgaggccgaggccgaggccgcggcgcCACGCAAGCTCAGTCGAtgggaggagaaggtgcAGGGTGATTTGGCGGGGTGGCGGGGCGGACATGG AACACCACGCTCGTCGGTCCCTCAACCTGGCCAGCCCAACTCGACGTACTACGGCCAGCCGCCGACAGGCATCATAGGCCGCGACCTGCCCAAGGAGATTGTGCGCGTGGACCGCGAGTGGAGCCTCGGCGACATCTGCCA gttCTCCACTGCGTTCccgctcgagctggagaCACGACTCGATGCGGCAACATACATGAAGTTTATCGAGAGCATCAACGTCCCATTGCGCGAGGCGTACTCTGTGTCGGGCGCAGTAATCGACAACCTGCTCGGCGTATTGACGTGGTGGACATCGCTGTTGTGGCACACTAGCCACTTTGAATCG gaattgcgccgcgccgaggacctcaTCGAGGAAGCAAACGAGAAGACGTTCCaccgcgtcggcctcaACATCCTTTCGCCCCGTTCCGTGGCGCTGCAGTAT CTTGAGATCGAGTACTACTGA
- the GPX2 gene encoding uncharacterized protein (Glutathione peroxidase), with translation MFSTIKNLVVSEKIPAAITAKSFYDLKATLPGKDRVIEFSKYKGDVVLIVNTASKCGFTPQYTGLEKLYSTYKDQGFEVIGFPSNEFLSQEPGTDDEIAQFCQVNHGVTFPLAKKSEVNGANMNEVFAWLKSQPESHALGSSAIKWNFTKFLVDRNGKVARRFSPSTTPEHMKGDIEKLLAEPRPAAL, from the exons ATGTTCAGCACTATCAAGAACCTTGTCGTGTCCGAGAAGATCCCGGCGGCCATCACGGCCAAGTCGTTTTACGATCTCAAGGCTACCTTGCCAGGCAAGGACCGCGTCATTGAATTT tccAAGTACAAGGGTGACGTTGTGCTCATCGTCAACACAGCCTCCAAGTG CGGCTTCACGCCCCAGTACACTGGCCTCGAGAAGCTTTACTCGACGTACAAGGACCAGGGCTTTGAGGTGATCGGCTTCCCCTCCAACGAGTTCCTTTCCCAGGAACCCGGaaccgacgacgagattgCCCAGTTCTGCCAGGTCAACCACGGCGTCACTTTCCCCCTGGCCAAGAAG TCCGAGGTCAACGGCGCCAACATGAACGAGGTGTTTGCATGGCTCAAGAGCCAGCCAGAGTCCCACGCCCTCGGGTCCTCGGCGATCAAGTGGAACTTTACAAAgttcctcgtcgaccgtAATGGCAAGGTCGCGCGGCGtttctcgccctcgacgacgcccgAACACATGAAGGGAGACATTGAGAAGCTCCTTGCAGAGCCCCGGCCCGCGGCGCTTTAA
- the nob1 gene encoding uncharacterized protein (PIN domain of ribonuclease) translates to MNFAAAAAAAKDKETAPEASGTSNPTSGIQHLILDAGPLLSLTPLRHLAQTFHTTPAVLAELRDPRAREHWNNLALQGVDVRVAPPTAEAVAAVTAFAKKTGDYNVLSSTDLGVIALTWQWEVAVNGKESVRSTPGQVLPPRAGEKEEKKEEEEEKEKDEDSSDGEEVEVEVDAAEPAGDVVEVVARGVEALSTETNAEKAPEPTPAEEPKTDTTPADDKAAAAAAAWGNDGEGEWITPANVKKHRNRDLGLLPAKPGAVVVPLAAAAMTGDYAVQNVLLGMGLGLVGEGGKRISRVKSYVLRCHACFKLCKDSSKRFCPSCGNATLLRATVTTSSVTGKQTVHLKKNFQYRTRGTKFSIPAPTPGSAKGQKKGGSGLILREDQAEWQDAVRAGDRERRREEKRINNGDGSWMDPDWLPEIVTVGMSGKGRNGAHNMPAIGHGRRNPNEARRKKK, encoded by the exons ATGAacttcgccgccgccgccgccgccgctaAAGACAAGGAGACCGCGCCCGAGGCCTCTGGGACATCCAATCCCACCTCGGGCATTCAGCACTTGATTCTCGACGCCGGCCCGCTCCTCTCCCTAACCCCACTGCGCCACCTCGCCCAGACCTTCCACACGACCCCAGCCGTGCTGGCTGAGCTGCGCGACCCGCGCGCCCGCGAGCACTGGAACAACCTTGCACTCCAGGGGGTCGATGTGCGCGTCGCCCCACCTACTGCTGAGGCCGTTGCTGCCGTTACTGCATTTGCCAAGAAAACGGGAGATTACAATGTCCTCTCGTCGACGGATTTGGGGGTCATTGCGCTTACTTGGCAGTGGGAGGTCGCTGTTAATGGCAAGGAGAGTGTGAGGAGCACTCCTGGACAGGTGTTGCCCCCCAGGGCtggggagaaggaggagaagaaggaggaggaggaggagaaggagaaggatgaggatagcagtgatggcgaggaggttgaggttgaggttgacgcTGCCGAGCCAGCCGGCGACGTGGTCGAGGtggtcgcgcgcggcgtcgaggcccTGTCTACCGAGACGAACGCTGAGAAGGCGCCGGAGCCCACACCCGCGGAGGAGCCCAAGACCGACACCACCCCCGCTGATGACAAGGCGGCAgctgcggccgccgcgtGGGGCAACGACGGTGAAGGCGAGTGGATCACCCCCGCCAACGTCAAGAAGCACCGTAACCGCGACCTGGGCCTGCTTCCAGCCAAACCCGGGGCTGTGGTCGTCCCTCTCGCCGCGGCAGCGATGACGGGCGATTACGCTGTCCAGAACGTGCTCCTCGGCATGGGTCTTggtctcgtcggcgagggcggcaagcgTATCTCGCGTGTTAAGAGCTACGTGCTGCGCTGCCACGCGTGCTTCAAACTCTGCAAGGACTCGAGCAAGCGTTTCTGCCCCTCGTGCGGGAATgccaccctcctccgcgctACAGTCACTACCTCGAGCGTCACGGGCAAGCAGACCGTGCACCTCAAGAAGAACTTCCAGTACCGGACCCGCGGAACCAAGTTTTCGATTCCGGCGCCGACTCCCGGGAGTGCCAAGGGCCAGAAGAAGGGCGGGAGCGGGCTCATTCTGCGCGAGGATCAGGCAGAGTGGCAGGACGCTGTGCGAGCTGGCGAtcgcgagcgccgccgcgaggagaagcgcatCAACAACGGCGACGGGAGCTGGATGGACCCCGAC TGGCTGCCCGAGATTGTTACAGTTGGGATGAGCGGCAAGGGGCGGAACGGCGCGCACAACATGCCAGCCATCGGGCATGGACGGCGTAACCCCAACGAAGCGCGCCGCAAGAAGAAGTAG